A window from Actinomycetota bacterium encodes these proteins:
- a CDS encoding CBS domain-containing protein has translation MKIREIMSTTLTVAEAEATLGEAATLMGEHRVGSVVVFENDHMVGIFTERDVVRALSNTHDAPVRPVAEWMTKNPRTIDPGAEVQEALAAMIEGSFRHLPVLEDGRVVGMVSIRDVARALNA, from the coding sequence ATGAAGATACGCGAGATCATGAGCACCACCCTCACGGTGGCCGAGGCTGAAGCGACACTCGGTGAAGCCGCAACGCTGATGGGCGAACACCGCGTCGGATCCGTCGTCGTGTTCGAGAACGATCACATGGTCGGCATCTTCACCGAGCGCGACGTTGTGCGGGCGCTCTCGAACACCCACGACGCCCCGGTGCGCCCGGTCGCGGAGTGGATGACTAAGAACCCCCGCACGATCGACCCGGGTGCCGAGGTTCAAGAAGCCCTCGCCGCAATGATTGAAGGCTCGTTCCGCCACCTGCCGGTGCTCGAAGACGGCCGGGTCGTCGGCATGGTGTCGATCCGGGACGTGGCGCGCGCACTGAACGCCTGA
- a CDS encoding NAD+ synthase, translating to MRSLRVALAQVNPTVGDLPGNAELVSKFFARAVKAGADLVAFPELVLTGYPPEDLLLKPAFVRGNLESLATLAKELRGATAVVGFVDRGDDGLLYNSAAVLSGGRVRGTYSKVLLPNYGVFDEKRYFASGSDYPIFVVRGVQIGVTVCEDAWTGDGPVREVARRGAEVVLNINASPYHVNKSFERQVLFRQRARDNKVAFLYVQTVGGQDELVFDGDSLAYDARGRLLARGSQFEQDLIVVDLELPARAKALRARTKVVEISRAPAKPPKRPDLPPRRARTAASPVEEVYEALVLGTRDYARKNGFTDVVLGLSGGIDSSLTAVVAADAVGAEHVTGVAMPSAISSDESLADAQELARNLGIDFRVIPIVDAYEAFLETLDETFADTTPGLAEENLQARVRGTILMTFSNKFGHLVLTTGNKSELAAGYSTLYGDMAGGFAVLKDVPKTLVYELCAWRNAYGLTAIPERVFTKPPSAELRPGQLDTDSLPPYETLDPILAAYVEDDRSVREMIKAGFDEAAVRTVVDMIDGSEYKRRQAPPGIKITHRAFGKDWRLPITNRFRQPGPSDERRIRR from the coding sequence GATTTGGTTGCCTTCCCCGAACTGGTGCTCACGGGATACCCACCGGAGGATCTGCTTCTGAAGCCGGCCTTCGTGCGCGGGAACCTCGAGTCGCTGGCCACTCTGGCGAAGGAGCTGCGGGGCGCGACCGCCGTGGTCGGTTTCGTTGACCGCGGCGACGATGGATTGCTCTACAACTCGGCCGCCGTTCTGTCGGGCGGACGAGTGCGCGGCACCTACAGCAAGGTCCTTCTCCCCAACTACGGGGTGTTCGACGAGAAGCGCTACTTCGCGTCCGGCAGCGACTACCCCATCTTCGTGGTGCGCGGCGTTCAGATCGGCGTAACGGTGTGCGAGGATGCCTGGACCGGAGACGGTCCTGTGCGCGAGGTCGCGCGCCGCGGCGCAGAGGTCGTCTTGAACATCAACGCGTCGCCCTACCACGTCAACAAATCTTTCGAGCGCCAAGTGCTGTTCCGCCAGCGCGCGCGCGACAACAAGGTTGCGTTCCTGTACGTGCAGACCGTCGGCGGCCAGGACGAGTTGGTGTTCGACGGCGACTCGCTCGCCTACGACGCGCGCGGACGGCTTCTCGCGCGCGGCTCGCAGTTCGAACAAGACCTCATCGTGGTAGACCTGGAGCTGCCGGCGCGCGCCAAGGCCCTGCGCGCGCGCACAAAGGTCGTCGAGATCTCGCGCGCGCCTGCGAAACCGCCGAAGCGTCCGGACTTGCCGCCGCGACGCGCACGCACGGCAGCAAGTCCGGTCGAGGAGGTCTACGAAGCGCTCGTGCTCGGCACGCGGGACTACGCCCGCAAGAACGGGTTCACCGACGTCGTTCTCGGGCTCTCGGGAGGCATCGACTCCTCGCTCACCGCCGTCGTGGCCGCCGACGCGGTCGGGGCCGAGCACGTCACCGGAGTTGCAATGCCCAGTGCGATCTCCTCGGACGAGTCCCTCGCCGACGCACAGGAACTCGCGAGGAACCTCGGCATCGATTTCCGCGTGATCCCGATCGTCGATGCGTACGAAGCCTTCCTTGAGACCCTAGACGAGACCTTCGCCGACACCACTCCGGGGCTCGCCGAGGAGAACCTGCAGGCGCGCGTGCGCGGCACGATCTTGATGACCTTCTCCAACAAGTTCGGCCATCTGGTGCTCACGACGGGGAACAAGAGCGAGCTGGCCGCCGGATACTCGACGCTGTACGGCGACATGGCCGGGGGCTTCGCGGTGCTCAAGGACGTCCCCAAGACACTGGTGTACGAATTGTGCGCGTGGCGAAACGCATACGGGCTCACCGCGATCCCCGAGCGGGTCTTCACCAAGCCTCCCTCGGCGGAACTGCGCCCCGGACAACTCGACACCGACTCTTTGCCGCCGTACGAGACGCTCGACCCGATCCTTGCGGCCTACGTCGAAGACGATCGATCCGTGCGGGAAATGATCAAGGCCGGCTTCGACGAAGCGGCGGTTCGCACCGTCGTGGACATGATCGACGGCAGTGAGTACAAGCGCCGCCAGGCCCCGCCGGGAATCAAGATCACGCATCGCGCGTTTGGAAAGGATTGGAGGCTCCCGATCACAAACCGGTTCCGGCAGCCGGGACCGTCCGACGAAAGGAGGATCCGGCGATGA